The Triticum aestivum cultivar Chinese Spring chromosome 6D, IWGSC CS RefSeq v2.1, whole genome shotgun sequence genomic sequence GCGCATAGATGCTAGCATTATTACCAATGTTTGTCTCACTCTCATGTGCATGTGCTAATGTAACACCCATCTTTTCAGCTAAGGGTAATCGTTGTCCAAGACTGCATGCACGCACCACATTATAGAATTTGGGCAAAAAGCTAGTAGGCTTTCTCAAAATGTGAGCAGTTGTGCTTGCTCAAAATGTGAAGCACAATTGTGGTTTTGTGCTTCCCTAAAAACGAAGCACAGCTGTGCTCCACGCGTGAAAGCACAACTATTCTTCACAAAAAAGTGAAGCACTGATGTGTGTGAAGAGCATTAGTGCTTTTTGTGTAAAATGAAAAAGAGAGAAATTGCATTCCTATGGCGGAGAATATTTTTCAAGATGGCAAATATTTTCTGTAAACGAATGTAACTATACTGACAACAAAACTTAGGATTATAACAAAATATGACAGGGCGTATGCCTACCCAAATACACAGACTTAATCTGTTAAAAAAACTTGACTTAATCCTAGGCACAAATAAGGCCTCCCTAGTTGATTCGCGGGATTAAAAaacacaaaaatgaaaaaaaaaacacatGCATGCTTTTAAAAGAAAATCATAAGCATTTCAAGTGTGACAAATTAAGTAGAGTAAATGTATTTCAAGTGGCACTAGTGAGCCGGCCCAATTAAGTAGAGTAAATGCATGCTTCACAAATTAAGTAGAGTACATACTCCGcttgtatatactccctccgttcctaaatataagtcttcctaGGAATtacactatagactacatacggagcaaaatgagtgaacctatcATCTAAAAGACGTCTACATACATGCGAATGTAGTTTTCATAGTGgaatttctaaaaagacttatatttcggaacggagggagtatatactaacTCACTATGATAACCATGATCCATTCCACATCAAGACGAACCTCTGTCTGCTTTAGACCACCGAGACTAGCTAAGCTAGCTAGCAATCCCGATGAGCTTGGCGGTGAGCAAGTCCCCGCCGGTGATGGTCCGGCCATCGACAGAGCCGGTGCTGGTGCCCGGGAAGACGACAGCGACGCAATTGGTGCAACTCTCGTCGTGGGACATGGCCTACGTGGACTTCCAGGTGACGGTGCTCCTCGTTTTCGACGGCTCGGTTCACCAGCCCGTGGAGGCCATCAAGGAGGGCCTCTCCCGGGCGCTCGCCCACTACCACACcatcgccggccgcctcgccgacgAAGACGGCGTGCTCCTGCACGTCGCGTGCACCGGTGAGGGTGTGCCGTTCGTGGCCGCGTCGGCGGGATGTGCCTTGCAGGATCACGGGCTCCTGCACGCGCCCTTCTCGACCAGCCTCCTTGACGATCTCGCCGTTTACTACCCGGCACCTGAGGGCTGCCGGAGCATCGACCCGATGCTGCTGATGCAGGTCACCGAGTTCGCCTGCGGCGGGTTCACCGTGGGCGTGACGTGGAACCACACGCTGGCCGACGCCACCGGCATTGCGCAGTTCCTGCAAGCCGTGGGCGAGCTCACCCGCGCTGAAGCCGATGATGTCTTGGTGCCGTCTGTGGCGCCGGTCAGGGACGGGCGGGCGGTGTCCCTTCCTCTGCTCTCGCCGTCGGTGGTCGCCGCGAAGCAGTGGCTGATGCTGGACCTCGGCGGCCAGAGCCTCGTCTACCTAGACATCATCGTCCCGCTCAAGCTCATCGACCGTATCAAGTCCGACTACAAGGCCGGGTACTGCACAACGTTCGAGGCCACGACCGCCGTGCTCTGGCGGTGCCGCACACGCGCGATCATCGGCGACGACCTCGACGGCTATGACATGtccacgccggcgccgctggccttCACCGTGAACGTGCGCAAGCACGTGGGCGTGGCGGCAGGGTACTATGGAAACTGCGCGGTCGCGCAGCTGGCGTTCGCGACCACAGGAGAGGTGGCCGGCGCCTGGGACGACGGCATGAACGGCTTGGTGGATCTGATCAAGCGCGCCAAGGACGGAGTCCCGGAGCTGCTGAGAGGCATGagtgccgccggcggcggcgcggtgcacGGGATGGGGGAGGAGCAGATAGCAGCGGCGTTCGGGTACAACGCGGTGATGATGACGAGCTGGCGGAACATCAGGTTCGACGACGCCGACTTTGGCGGCGGCGCCCCGGCAAGGGTGGTGTCGCGTTGGCAGCAGTCGACGCTGCCGTGCATGGCGTTAGTATCCTGCAGGGAAGCCACGGCGGCCGACGGTGAGAGGCTGCTGACGCAGTGCGTCAGGGCGGAGCACGCCGCCGCGTTGCTCGCCGAGCTGGACCAGCTCGTACATGCATCGTGCGCCTGAGTAACTAATTAGGAACTGAATTGTTGGTGGCACGTACGTCCGTATGTGTGGTGTGGTGGTGTACCGTTGTCGTTGAGTTGTTCCAGTGAATAAGGTACCCCAATAATGCTAAACATACAAAGATTTACACGCAATTACATCGCTGACTAGACTTCTTTCTTTCTAACTAACCACCCCAAAAAATTCAAACACGGTATCTCCAACAGCAACGTGGTACCACGGCGCGCTTAATTTTTTTCACAGCGCCGAAATAGTATTTTAGCTCGCGCCGGAGGGTGGTTGCTTTACCAGGCGGTGCAAAATTTAGCGTGCCGCTGTAGCGCTTCACCAGGCGCGGTAAAATCCAGCGCGCGACCAGTCGGCGCTTGGAAAAAATATCAACACGTACGAAAAAATATGAAACCCTAATAAAAATAGATAAAACGATGCTAGACTACTCCTCGTCCTCTTCGGCGGTGTAGCCCGACGACGGAAACGCGTCGAGCCACCGAGGATCTTCATCGTCCCGAGTCGACATAGGTGCCATCTCGATTTGGGCTTCCGCCAGTTCCTTCCGCGCACGCTTGTCCGCCCGACGCACGGCTCGCTCTGCCCTTCTCTGCGCCCATAACTCGTTCTCGGCGGCGATATCCTGCGGGAAGTGCTCGCGCCACACCAAGATGGTGTGCTAGTCCGCCTCGGCGACAAAGAGGCGGCGCTCCCGCCTCCGCTGGAGGCGGTGATCCTCGTCGCTGATTAGTCGCGAGGGAGGCGCGGGATCTTGCGCCTGCTCGCGTGTCCGCATGTCGGAAAAATTCACCTGCGACCGAGGCCGCCCGAGGCACCACgtcgccgcgtcgtacgcgcgggcggcctcgtgggcGGTGTCGAATGTTACGAGCCCGGGGCGTGTATCGCCAGAGCGGATCTCCACGTAATACACACGGGAGGGGCGGAGGCGGACGCCGTGGTAGCCCGAGCTACTCCGGGGGCGCGGCGGCATGGCAGGGCATTGGAACCGACGGAGGgaaaaggcgtggcggcggcggggcgctagAAAAGGTGGAGGAGAAGGCGCGGCGGGAGGGAACTTGGCGGTTGGCGGGCGAAGGCGCGCGGCTTTTAACCAGCTCGCTGGGCGTCACGCGCTAAAACTACTGCGCGCGCTGCCGCTTTTCCCCGAGCACGCCAATTTATTTTGCGCGCCTGCGGGAGCGCGCCGCACGGCCTCTCACGCGCCAAAATGGTGGTTTTTTCGGTGCGCCGCAAGTTCCgcacgcctgttggagatgctcttatgttaTGTGCAAGTCAAGTTCGGTGAAAATTAGACTAACGTCACAAAGAGGTTTGGCTTCGACCTTCTCAGACTACCGCCACACGCTCTTCCAGCGGCATTGCTACACAAACGGGCAAATGCGGGGCTTGGCGCTCACCTCCACCAGTTAAAATCAGGGGTCCAGCAGTTGTTTGACGTGTTTTTGTGTTTTCTATTTTTGAGAAGTTTAAGTTTAGATGTGAATGATTTTTCTTAAGCACAGGCGTATTTGATAAGTACACACGTACGTGCATAAACACACTTGATTGACCAGTCTTGCTTCACGTACCATTCATGCATGCCTGCATGCACGTATACTTTCCAATGACATGCATGGTATGAGCTACTCCACTCGTATTTGATCGTGGAACTAGCTAACTTTGCAGAGGTAAAGGCCCAGTGCAGTTGTCGGTGACGCCTCGCTGAATCGTACATACACTTGAATGCCTGCGCGTCAGTTCCAATACCCGTATACCGGCGCCCTGGTCGGCGGGTATCTATATGTATTTAATACCTAACATGTATTTTTAGCGTCAAGATCATGCATCCGGCTAGAAGGCAAGCCCACGAACAGCAGTCAGGTATGCAAACCATCGGGACGTGCTCGTCAAGAAGCACAAGaacagattttttttaaaatcaaCCACGTCTCTATTTATTCATGAAAGGCAGGAATTTCTGCCGAAATTATGTGAAGAATACAGTCTGGTGGTGCTTGCACCCAAATTTTGCTAAGATTATTTGTTACCCCCTTCTTGGCCAACCCGTGCGCAGCGCCGTTCGCCGTTCTCCTTACCCATGTCACCTTCCATCTTTCTCTTGTTGCCAGCATATGTTTCACCTCTTTGATCATCGGCCCCAGCATCGAGAGGTCGGCTTCCTCGCTTTGAAGTTTGCGCATTGCGCACCACCTCCTGGCAATCCATCTCTATGTGCAAGCTAGTAATGTTGAACGCCTCCGCCAGTTCCACCGCCCTTTTGCATGCGAGCAGCTCCATCTTTACCGGATCACCTCCCGTCGGGTGGTAATGGCATGCACCTCCGAGGAACGCTCCTGCATTATTTCTGAAAACCACACCCACAGCCCCTTTCTCCCCTCCCTTAGTGCTCGCCCCATCTACATTAGCTTTGACCCATCCTGCTTCTGGAGTGCTCCACCGCTGCGGTCGAACCTCCCTAGGGGTTTTGCTCACCTTGCCATGGACTGTCTGCCACTCCTCCATTAGTCTTCGGACCATTGATGCCATGTCTGCCGCCTCTTCAATCTTCTTGCCTTCCCGAGTGTTATTCCGTGCCATCCATAAAGCATATAACCCCTGAACCAAAGTCGCTCGCTCATCCGCCGATGCTTCAGCAAACCAGCTCAAGAGCCAATGAGATAGTGCACTTTGGGAGCAGATTGTCTCCAGCGGGATTGCCACCGGCACTCCCAATTCCGAGTgcagaattttccaaaattttgccGAATGAGGACAGCTCCAAAATCTATGTAAATTTGTCTCTTCTCTTCCATAGACCACACAAAACACACCTGGTTTGATCTTTCGTCGATGTAGTTCAGATCCTACTGCAAGTCCATTCCATATAAGCCGCCGGGTATGTACCTTAACTCTGCCCGGAGCCACCGTGTCCCACAAATTCATCCAAGCTCTGTGGTTCAGTACCGACGATGATGAGCCCGGCATGCCCCTTCTTGCCCTCTTCTGCTCCATGAAAAGATGGTAAGCCGACCTGACTGAAAACACACCGTTCTTCGTATGATTCCATGCAAGATAGTCTTCTACCGTCGGCCCCCCACGTGTATTTGCCAAATCTCGGATGCTTCCGCTGGCGGAAacatgttttgcaccttttcttgaTCCCAACCAGTGTTAGAATCATTTAGTAAATGCATTACCTTCGTCATCCCAGGAACAAACACTTGGCCCAGTGGCTTCAAGCTTCCCTTGCGAGGGATCCAATTATCATGATGAATGCCAACATGGGATCCATCTCCGATGCGCCACACCAGCCCCTCCGGGAGAAGGTCTCGACCATGCAGTATGCTCCTGAATGTGAAAGAACCCCCGTCGGGACAAGTGGCATTGCGGATGGATCCTTCTGAATAATACCTCGCCTTAAGCACTCTTGCACACAAGGAATTGGGCTCCTGCATCAGTCTCCAGGCTTGCTTGGCAAGCAACGCTTGGTTAAACGCTTCTGGATCCCTAAACCCCATTTCACCTTCATGCTTTCTTATGCACATTTTATCCCAAGCAATCCAATGTACTCTTTTCTAACCATTTGCTTCACCCCACCAGAAGTTTGAAGATATAGATGACAAGTTCCCGCACATTTTCTTTGTGAGTTGAAAACAGCTCATGGTGAACGTAGGAGTAGATTGCAACCCCGATTTCATAAGCACCTCCCTAGCCATCTTGGATAGCCCTTGGCCCTTCCAACCTGAGACTTTCCCCTTGGCACTCTCTTTAACATACTTAAAAGTCCCATCTTTGGATCTTCCCACCACTGTTGGAAGGCCTAAATACCTCTCACTGAGGGCCTCAGAAGATATACCGATCGCTTGTTTGAGCACTTCTTTATCCCCATCTTCACTACCCTTCCCAAAAAATACCGCAGATTTCTGCAAATTTACTTTTTGTCCCGAGGCCTCCTCATAATCCTGCAAGATAGCCCGCAAGCATAGAAAGTCATCTTGAGACCCCTCCAAGAAGACAATACTATCATCAGCAAATAAAAGATGAGTGACCGTGGGGCCAGTGCTCCCAAACGATACACCCTTAATCTTCCTCTCCTCCTGGGCATGCTTGAGTAAAGCTGAAAAACCTTCAACACATAACAGAAATAAATATGGTGACAAAGGATCACCCTATCGAAGGCCTCTTGACGGGACAAAACTTCTAGAAAATCCCCCATTTAACTTCACTGAAAACCTCGCAGTCCTCACACACCTCATGATCATCTCCCTCCAGTGAGCGGAGAAGCCATATTTTGCCATTACTTGGTCGAAGAAAATCCACTCCACcctatcatatgccttcatcatgtcgAGTTTAATTGCGCAAAGGggtttccttctcttcctctttctCATAGCGTGAACACACTCATATGCCACCAAAACATTATCCGTGATTAATCTCCCTGGGACAAATGCACTCTGCTCTTCCGCTATCATCGATGGTAACACCACTTTAAGCCTATTTGCCAACACCTTCGACGCAATATTGTAGAGGACATTGCATAGGCTAATTGGTCTAAACCGACTGAGCATATCTGGTGAGCACACTTTGGGTATCATCACAATCACGGTGTCATTAAAGCCCTCCGGCATCATCTTCCCCGCCAGAAATTCTCGGATGGCCGCACACACCTCGTCCTTTACCAACAACCAGTGTCGTTGATAAAACATTGCCGGGAAACCATCTGGCCCCGGCGCCTTTGACGGGCTCCATCTGGAACAACGCTCTCTCAATCTCTTCATCAGTAAACGGGGCTGACAATTTCGTGTTCATCTCCTCCGTAACCAGCGTATCAATATGCTGCAGAAT encodes the following:
- the LOC123140835 gene encoding acyl transferase 15-like; translation: MSLAVSKSPPVMVRPSTEPVLVPGKTTATQLVQLSSWDMAYVDFQVTVLLVFDGSVHQPVEAIKEGLSRALAHYHTIAGRLADEDGVLLHVACTGEGVPFVAASAGCALQDHGLLHAPFSTSLLDDLAVYYPAPEGCRSIDPMLLMQVTEFACGGFTVGVTWNHTLADATGIAQFLQAVGELTRAEADDVLVPSVAPVRDGRAVSLPLLSPSVVAAKQWLMLDLGGQSLVYLDIIVPLKLIDRIKSDYKAGYCTTFEATTAVLWRCRTRAIIGDDLDGYDMSTPAPLAFTVNVRKHVGVAAGYYGNCAVAQLAFATTGEVAGAWDDGMNGLVDLIKRAKDGVPELLRGMSAAGGGAVHGMGEEQIAAAFGYNAVMMTSWRNIRFDDADFGGGAPARVVSRWQQSTLPCMALVSCREATAADGERLLTQCVRAEHAAALLAELDQLVHASCA